One genomic window of Futiania mangrovi includes the following:
- a CDS encoding AMP-binding protein, translating into MNIYHLLARASTVHRDRPAVALGKTVLHDFAALDARARAIAAGLLSSHGLARGDRVAIVAANTPAYVETVWGIWAAGLAAVPVNAKLHPKEIAYILDHSGARVVFASPDKADAVAEARTHAPGVETAITLDGPDHDALLAGTPLASHAEMARDDLAWLFYTSGTTGRPKGAMITHDNLLATTTSYFLDIDQVPPGGAIVHAAPMSHGSGLYMFPNVAMGAAQVIPESGGFDALEIMDLIAHWPEVSMFAAPTMINRLVAKAREAAAPDFSNLRVIVYGGAPMHVADVERALDVLGPRLAQLYGQGESPMCITGLSRAYYVDRTHPRFRDRIASAGFPQSVVEVRVVDENDTPLPPGQEGEIVARGNPVMKGYWKNPEATAETLRGGWLHTGDVGVFDEDGFLTLKDRSKDVIISGGTNIYPREVEEVLLRHPGVLECSVVGAPHADWGEEVVAFVVAQPGVTLDEADLDAFVTAEIARFKRPKRYRFIADLPKSNYGKILKRELRDLLAAEAKDAANAG; encoded by the coding sequence ATGAACATCTATCACCTGCTCGCCCGCGCCAGCACCGTGCACCGCGACCGCCCCGCCGTGGCGCTGGGCAAGACCGTGCTGCACGATTTCGCCGCGCTCGACGCGCGCGCCCGCGCAATCGCGGCGGGCCTTCTCTCTTCTCACGGCCTTGCGCGCGGCGACCGCGTCGCCATCGTCGCGGCCAACACGCCGGCCTATGTGGAGACCGTCTGGGGCATCTGGGCCGCGGGCCTCGCCGCCGTCCCGGTGAACGCCAAGCTGCACCCCAAGGAGATCGCCTACATCCTCGACCATTCGGGCGCGCGCGTCGTCTTCGCCTCGCCCGACAAGGCCGACGCCGTGGCCGAGGCGCGCACCCATGCGCCGGGCGTGGAGACCGCGATAACGCTCGACGGCCCCGATCACGACGCGCTGCTGGCCGGGACCCCGCTCGCCAGCCACGCGGAGATGGCGCGCGACGATCTCGCCTGGCTCTTCTACACCTCCGGCACGACGGGCCGGCCGAAGGGCGCGATGATCACGCACGACAATCTGCTGGCGACGACCACCAGCTATTTCCTCGACATCGACCAGGTGCCGCCCGGCGGCGCGATCGTCCACGCGGCGCCGATGTCGCACGGCTCCGGCCTCTACATGTTCCCGAACGTCGCCATGGGCGCGGCGCAGGTGATCCCGGAGTCGGGCGGCTTCGACGCCCTGGAGATCATGGACCTCATCGCCCACTGGCCCGAGGTCTCGATGTTCGCCGCCCCCACCATGATCAACCGGCTGGTGGCCAAGGCGCGCGAGGCGGCCGCCCCCGACTTCTCCAACCTGCGCGTCATCGTCTATGGCGGCGCGCCGATGCACGTCGCGGACGTGGAGCGCGCGCTGGACGTCCTCGGCCCCCGCCTCGCACAGCTTTACGGCCAGGGCGAGAGCCCGATGTGCATCACCGGCCTGTCGCGCGCCTATTACGTCGACCGCACCCATCCCCGCTTCCGCGACCGGATCGCCTCGGCGGGTTTCCCGCAGTCGGTGGTCGAGGTGCGCGTGGTGGACGAGAACGATACCCCCCTGCCCCCAGGCCAGGAGGGGGAGATCGTCGCCCGCGGCAATCCCGTGATGAAGGGCTATTGGAAGAACCCGGAGGCGACGGCGGAAACCCTGCGCGGCGGCTGGCTGCACACGGGCGACGTGGGCGTGTTCGACGAGGACGGGTTCCTCACCCTCAAGGACCGCTCCAAGGACGTCATCATCTCCGGCGGCACCAACATCTACCCGCGCGAGGTGGAGGAGGTGCTGCTGCGCCATCCGGGCGTGCTGGAATGTTCCGTCGTGGGCGCGCCGCACGCCGACTGGGGCGAGGAAGTGGTGGCCTTCGTCGTCGCCCAGCCGGGTGTGACGCTGGACGAGGCCGACCTCGACGCCTTCGTCACCGCCGAGATCGCGCGCTTCAAGCGCCCGAAGCGTTACCGCTTCATCGCGGACCTGCCCAAGTCGAACTACGGCAAGATCCTCAAGCGCGAACTCCGCGACCTGCTCGCGGCGGAGGCGAAGGATGCGGCGAACGCGGGCTAG
- a CDS encoding glutathione S-transferase family protein: protein MTGRLTLYIGTKAWSSWSMRPWLALKLANAEFEEVLIPLREHGTTPALKKLHGAAKVPVLHHEVNGQNLTVWDSLAICEYANELFPDAGLWPEDREARAHARAAAAEMHSGFAPLRKNCPMDMAREHPGRGLDAEGVAADIARIEALWAEARSAYGAGGRFLYGRPTIADCMYAPVVSRFRTYQPELSETSLDYVAAVSDWILYRTWEEAAVKGV from the coding sequence ATGACGGGACGGCTGACGCTCTACATCGGCACGAAGGCGTGGTCGTCCTGGTCGATGCGGCCGTGGCTGGCGCTGAAACTCGCGAACGCGGAGTTCGAGGAGGTGCTGATCCCGCTGCGCGAGCACGGCACGACCCCGGCGCTGAAAAAGCTGCACGGCGCGGCGAAGGTGCCGGTGCTGCATCACGAGGTGAACGGGCAGAACCTCACGGTCTGGGATTCGCTGGCGATCTGCGAATACGCCAACGAGCTTTTCCCCGACGCAGGCCTGTGGCCCGAGGACCGGGAGGCGCGGGCGCACGCGCGCGCCGCCGCCGCGGAGATGCATTCGGGCTTCGCGCCCCTGCGCAAGAACTGCCCGATGGACATGGCACGCGAGCATCCGGGGCGCGGCCTCGACGCCGAGGGCGTGGCCGCCGACATTGCGCGGATCGAGGCCCTGTGGGCGGAGGCGCGGTCGGCATACGGTGCGGGCGGGCGCTTCCTCTACGGCCGCCCGACCATTGCGGACTGCATGTATGCGCCGGTCGTCAGCCGCTTCCGCACCTACCAGCCGGAGCTTTCGGAGACGAGCCTCGACTATGTCGCGGCGGTCAGCGACTGGATCCTCTACCGGACTTGGGAAGAGGCGGCGGTGAAGGGGGTCTAG
- a CDS encoding class II aldolase/adducin family protein, which produces MSAEGAARASVLAATLAMSRSGLTPGKSGNVSARVPGGMVITPTGVPYEGLTEAQLSFVGEDGATREGEPLPSSEWHFHMAVYAAKPDVGAVVHTHSRFATALACTETGQRDGIPPFHYMVAVAGGTDIACAPYATFGTEELAGHVVAALKGRNACLLAHHGVIACGATPEKALALAHEVETLAAQYVTALGVGGVRLLDRDEMARVIGKFRTYGQQPKA; this is translated from the coding sequence ATGAGCGCGGAGGGCGCGGCGCGCGCCAGTGTCCTGGCCGCGACGCTGGCCATGAGCCGGTCGGGCCTGACGCCCGGGAAATCGGGAAATGTGTCGGCGCGCGTGCCGGGCGGCATGGTCATCACGCCGACGGGCGTGCCCTACGAGGGCCTGACGGAAGCGCAACTGAGCTTCGTGGGCGAGGACGGGGCGACGCGGGAGGGCGAGCCGCTGCCCTCCTCGGAATGGCACTTCCACATGGCGGTCTATGCCGCGAAGCCGGACGTGGGCGCGGTCGTGCACACCCATTCGCGCTTTGCCACCGCGCTCGCCTGCACCGAGACGGGGCAGCGGGACGGTATCCCGCCCTTCCACTACATGGTGGCGGTCGCGGGCGGGACTGACATCGCGTGCGCGCCCTATGCAACCTTCGGGACGGAGGAACTGGCGGGACACGTCGTCGCGGCGCTGAAGGGGCGCAATGCCTGCCTCCTCGCCCATCACGGGGTGATCGCGTGCGGGGCGACGCCGGAGAAGGCGCTGGCGCTGGCGCACGAGGTCGAAACGCTCGCGGCGCAATATGTGACGGCGCTGGGGGTCGGGGGCGTGCGCCTGCTCGACCGGGACGAGATGGCGCGCGTGATCGGGAAATTCCGCACCTACGGCCAGCAACCCAAGGCCTGA
- the mtnA gene encoding S-methyl-5-thioribose-1-phosphate isomerase: MKIDGTHYRTIWRGEGEASVVVIDQTQLPFRFATRTLNRWQDAEEAIRTMVVRGAPCIGATAAHGMCLALAEDASDEMLETAAKGLKAARPTAINLMWAVDEMLAAVRNRPRGERLEAAWARAAEICDADVEICRRIGAHGLKLIEQAAARKKAGERVNILTHCNAGWLACVDWGTALAPIYMAHDKGLDVHVWVDETRPRNQGAALTAFELGGHGVPHTIVADNAGGHLMQAGLVDLCIVGTDRTAANGDVANKIGTYLKALAAHDNDVPFYVALPYTTIDWTLPKGVGAIPIEDRSGEEVTHLTGRTADGRIETVQVSAPGSAAGNPAFDVTPARLVTALVTERGVCPASAEGLLDLYPERRG, encoded by the coding sequence ATGAAGATCGACGGCACGCACTATCGCACCATCTGGCGCGGCGAGGGGGAGGCGAGCGTCGTGGTCATCGACCAGACGCAATTGCCCTTCCGCTTCGCCACGCGCACGCTCAACCGCTGGCAGGACGCGGAGGAAGCGATCCGCACCATGGTCGTGCGCGGCGCGCCCTGCATCGGTGCGACGGCGGCCCATGGCATGTGCCTGGCGCTGGCGGAGGATGCCTCCGACGAGATGCTGGAGACGGCGGCGAAGGGCCTGAAGGCCGCGCGCCCGACCGCGATCAACCTGATGTGGGCGGTGGACGAGATGCTGGCCGCCGTGCGCAACCGGCCGCGGGGCGAGCGGCTGGAGGCGGCGTGGGCCCGGGCCGCCGAGATCTGCGACGCCGACGTGGAGATCTGCCGCAGGATCGGCGCGCACGGGCTGAAGCTGATCGAGCAGGCGGCGGCGAGGAAGAAGGCCGGCGAGCGAGTCAACATCCTGACGCACTGCAATGCGGGCTGGCTTGCCTGCGTCGATTGGGGGACCGCGCTCGCGCCGATCTACATGGCGCACGACAAGGGCCTCGACGTGCATGTGTGGGTGGACGAGACGCGCCCGCGCAACCAGGGCGCGGCGCTGACGGCGTTCGAGCTTGGCGGGCACGGCGTGCCGCACACCATCGTCGCGGACAATGCCGGCGGGCACCTGATGCAGGCCGGGCTGGTCGACCTGTGCATCGTCGGCACGGACCGCACGGCGGCGAACGGCGACGTGGCGAACAAGATCGGCACCTACCTCAAGGCGCTGGCGGCGCACGACAACGACGTGCCGTTCTATGTGGCGCTGCCTTACACGACGATCGACTGGACGCTGCCGAAGGGCGTGGGCGCGATCCCCATCGAGGACCGGTCCGGCGAGGAGGTGACGCACCTGACGGGCCGCACCGCCGACGGGCGCATCGAGACGGTGCAGGTGAGCGCGCCGGGAAGCGCGGCGGGCAACCCCGCCTTCGACGTGACACCGGCCCGCCTCGTCACCGCGCTGGTGACGGAGCGCGGCGTGTGCCCGGCGAGCGCGGAGGGCCTGCTGGACCTTTATCCGGAGCGGCGGGGATGA
- a CDS encoding adenine phosphoribosyltransferase, whose product MDIKGLIRTIPDYPKPGIMFRDVTSLWGDARGFRRVVDELVQPYAGTRIDKVAGIESRGFVIGGAVAHQLSIGFVPVRKKGKLPWKTLAEDYALEYGHDTLEMHVDSVKPGEQVLIVDDLIATGGTVEAAIKLVRRMEGVVVGCAFIVDLPDLGGRKRIEALDVPVFALASYEGH is encoded by the coding sequence ATGGACATCAAGGGCCTGATCCGCACCATCCCGGACTATCCCAAGCCCGGCATCATGTTCCGCGACGTGACCAGCCTGTGGGGCGACGCGCGCGGGTTCCGGCGCGTGGTGGACGAGTTGGTCCAGCCCTATGCCGGGACGCGCATCGACAAGGTCGCAGGCATCGAGAGCCGCGGCTTCGTGATCGGCGGCGCGGTCGCGCACCAGCTGTCCATCGGCTTCGTGCCGGTACGCAAGAAGGGCAAGCTGCCCTGGAAGACGCTGGCCGAGGACTATGCGCTGGAATACGGCCACGACACGCTGGAGATGCACGTCGACAGCGTGAAGCCCGGCGAGCAGGTGCTGATCGTCGACGACCTGATCGCCACGGGCGGAACGGTCGAGGCGGCGATCAAGCTCGTGCGCCGGATGGAGGGCGTGGTGGTCGGCTGCGCCTTCATCGTGGACCTGCCGGACCTCGGCGGGCGCAAGCGGATCGAGGCGCTGGACGTGCCGGTGTTCGCGCTCGCGAGCTATGAGGGGCATTGA
- a CDS encoding S-methyl-5'-thioadenosine phosphorylase: MTRRIGIIGGSGLYEIDGLEDKEWRQVGTPWGAPSDALLFGRLGEAELVFLPRHGRGHRLSPSGINYRANIDALKRSGVTDIISVSACGSFREELAPGDFVVVDQFIDRTFAREKSFFGNGMVAHVSMAHPVCGRLGDMLETAARAEGITVHRGGTYLVMEGPQFSSLAESNLYRQWGCDVIGMTNMPEAKLAREAEICYATVAMVTDYDCWHPDHEHVEVESVIRVLVGNAVKARGLVARAAPELARHDGACPRGCNHVLDTALITAPDARDPEMLKKLDAVAGRVLGG, encoded by the coding sequence ATGACGCGGCGCATCGGAATCATCGGCGGTTCGGGCCTCTACGAGATCGACGGGCTCGAGGACAAGGAATGGCGGCAGGTGGGGACGCCCTGGGGCGCGCCGTCGGACGCGCTGCTGTTCGGACGGCTGGGCGAGGCCGAGCTCGTGTTCCTTCCCCGCCACGGCCGCGGGCACAGGCTGAGCCCGAGCGGCATCAACTACCGCGCCAACATCGACGCGCTGAAGCGGTCGGGCGTTACGGACATCATCTCGGTCTCGGCGTGCGGCTCGTTCCGGGAGGAGCTGGCGCCGGGCGACTTCGTGGTCGTCGACCAATTCATCGACCGCACGTTCGCGCGCGAGAAGAGCTTCTTCGGCAACGGCATGGTGGCGCACGTCTCCATGGCGCACCCGGTGTGCGGGCGGCTTGGCGACATGCTGGAGACGGCGGCGCGGGCCGAGGGCATCACCGTCCACCGCGGCGGCACCTACCTGGTGATGGAGGGGCCGCAGTTCTCCAGCCTCGCGGAGTCAAACCTCTACCGGCAGTGGGGCTGCGACGTGATCGGCATGACGAACATGCCGGAGGCCAAGCTCGCCCGCGAGGCGGAGATCTGCTACGCGACCGTCGCCATGGTCACGGATTACGACTGCTGGCACCCGGACCATGAGCACGTGGAGGTCGAAAGCGTGATCCGCGTTCTGGTCGGCAACGCGGTGAAGGCCCGCGGCCTCGTCGCGCGCGCCGCGCCGGAGCTTGCGCGGCACGACGGCGCCTGCCCGCGCGGCTGCAACCACGTGCTCGACACCGCGCTGATCACCGCGCCCGACGCGCGCGACCCGGAGATGCTGAAGAAACTCGACGCGGTCGCGGGCCGCGTACTGGGAGGCTGA
- a CDS encoding cytochrome c1, translating into MKKTTVILGLALGMAVMGGPAALAAGKVEPAINIDFSFEGPFGKFDRAQLQRGFQVYKEVCAACHSMNYVHYRALGEENGPGFTEEEVRAIAAQYEVQDGPDSSGEMFMRPALPSDRFVAPFPNKEAATAANGAYPVDLSLITKARAGFHGTIKQFFEGIGGPEYVYSVLTGYQEPPADAGEGPAGSNYNPYFANGPWIAMAPPLMEGLVEYADGTPATEDQMARDVAAFLAWAAEPTMVERKETGLRVMLFLFILAGLLYASYKKMWKGIAH; encoded by the coding sequence ATGAAGAAAACGACAGTCATCCTTGGCCTCGCCCTCGGCATGGCGGTCATGGGCGGTCCGGCCGCCCTCGCCGCCGGCAAGGTCGAGCCCGCGATCAACATCGACTTCAGCTTCGAGGGGCCGTTCGGCAAGTTCGACCGGGCCCAGCTGCAGCGCGGCTTCCAGGTGTACAAGGAGGTCTGCGCGGCCTGCCACTCCATGAACTATGTGCACTACCGGGCGCTGGGGGAGGAGAACGGGCCGGGCTTCACCGAGGAAGAGGTCCGCGCCATCGCGGCCCAGTACGAGGTGCAGGACGGTCCCGACAGCTCGGGCGAGATGTTCATGCGTCCGGCGCTGCCCTCCGACAGGTTCGTGGCTCCCTTCCCGAACAAGGAAGCGGCGACCGCGGCGAACGGCGCCTATCCGGTTGACCTGTCGCTGATCACCAAGGCGCGGGCGGGCTTCCACGGCACCATCAAGCAGTTCTTCGAGGGCATCGGCGGGCCGGAGTACGTCTACTCCGTGCTGACCGGCTACCAGGAGCCGCCGGCGGACGCGGGCGAGGGGCCGGCGGGAAGCAACTACAACCCCTATTTTGCGAACGGCCCGTGGATCGCCATGGCGCCGCCGCTGATGGAGGGGCTGGTGGAGTATGCCGACGGCACGCCCGCGACCGAGGACCAGATGGCGCGCGACGTGGCGGCCTTCCTTGCCTGGGCGGCCGAGCCGACCATGGTCGAGCGCAAGGAGACCGGCCTGCGCGTCATGCTGTTCCTGTTCATCCTCGCGGGCCTGCTCTACGCGAGCTACAAGAAGATGTGGAAGGGGATCGCGCACTGA
- a CDS encoding cytochrome b, with protein sequence MSGHGSNYVPKNKVAAWVDSRLPIFSLMNDQLNAFPTPKNLNYWYTFGGILTFMLVVQIITGVVLVMHYTPHTDYAFASIEHIMRDVNSGWLLRYIHMNGASMFFIAVYIHIFRGLYYGSYKEPREVLWILGVVILLLMMATAFMGYVLPWGQMSFWGATVITNLFSAIPLVGESVVTWLWGGFNVDNPTLNRFFSLHYLLPFAIAGVVVLHIWALHVPGNNNPLGIDVKDPKQDAVPFHPYYTVKDAFALVVFVIVFAFFVFYMPNYMGHPDNYVEANPLVTPAHIVPEWYFLPFYAILRAVPDKLGGVLLMFGAIAVLFIVPWLDTSKVRSATFRPIYKQFFWLLVIDCIVLGYVGSRPAEGVWIIIGRIATAYYFLHFLVIMPLVGLMETPRPRPKSIAEAVLAKAKSKGEGGAAAQPAE encoded by the coding sequence ATGAGCGGACACGGCTCGAACTACGTTCCCAAGAACAAGGTTGCCGCCTGGGTCGACAGCAGGTTGCCGATCTTCAGCCTGATGAACGATCAGCTGAACGCATTCCCGACCCCGAAGAACCTGAACTACTGGTACACCTTCGGCGGCATCCTGACGTTCATGCTGGTGGTACAGATCATCACGGGCGTCGTGCTGGTGATGCATTACACGCCGCACACCGATTACGCCTTCGCGTCGATCGAGCACATCATGCGCGACGTGAACAGCGGCTGGCTGCTGCGCTACATCCACATGAACGGCGCGTCGATGTTCTTCATCGCCGTCTACATCCATATCTTCCGCGGCCTCTACTACGGCTCCTACAAGGAACCGCGCGAGGTGCTGTGGATCCTGGGCGTCGTCATCCTGCTGCTGATGATGGCCACCGCGTTCATGGGCTACGTGCTTCCCTGGGGGCAGATGAGCTTCTGGGGCGCGACCGTGATCACCAACCTGTTCTCGGCGATCCCGCTGGTGGGCGAGTCGGTGGTGACGTGGCTGTGGGGCGGCTTCAACGTCGACAACCCGACGCTCAACCGCTTCTTCTCGCTGCACTATCTGCTGCCGTTCGCGATCGCGGGCGTGGTGGTCCTGCACATCTGGGCGCTGCACGTGCCGGGCAACAACAACCCGCTCGGCATCGACGTGAAGGATCCCAAGCAGGACGCGGTGCCGTTCCATCCGTACTACACGGTGAAGGATGCCTTCGCGCTCGTGGTCTTCGTGATCGTGTTCGCCTTCTTCGTGTTCTACATGCCGAACTACATGGGCCACCCCGACAACTACGTCGAGGCGAACCCGCTGGTCACGCCGGCGCACATCGTGCCCGAATGGTATTTCCTGCCGTTCTACGCGATCCTGCGCGCGGTGCCGGACAAGCTGGGCGGCGTGCTGCTGATGTTCGGCGCCATCGCGGTGCTGTTCATCGTGCCGTGGCTCGACACGTCGAAGGTGCGCTCGGCGACCTTCCGGCCGATCTACAAGCAGTTCTTCTGGCTGCTGGTGATCGACTGCATCGTGCTGGGCTATGTCGGCTCCCGCCCGGCGGAAGGCGTGTGGATCATCATCGGCCGTATCGCGACCGCCTATTACTTCCTGCACTTCCTGGTGATCATGCCGCTCGTGGGGCTCATGGAGACCCCGCGGCCGCGGCCGAAGTCGATCGCCGAGGCCGTGCTGGCGAAAGCGAAGTCCAAGGGCGAGGGCGGCGCGGCTGCCCAGCCCGCCGAGTGA
- the petA gene encoding ubiquinol-cytochrome c reductase iron-sulfur subunit codes for MTDTTAHQTHDPSSEGDGGTRRDFIYVATAAFGAVGAAGAVWPLINQMNPDKSVLALASTDVDLSPIEEGQRVTVTWRGKPVFIDHRTPERIEQARSVAVADLPDPQTDAERVKEGHEAWLVMIGICTHLGCVPNGQGSGEAKGEYGGWFCPCHGSHYDTSGRIRRGPAPRNLDVPPYEFLDDTTIRIG; via the coding sequence GTGACGGACACCACAGCTCACCAAACGCATGACCCGTCGTCCGAAGGGGACGGCGGAACGCGTCGTGATTTCATCTATGTCGCGACCGCCGCCTTCGGCGCGGTCGGCGCGGCCGGGGCCGTGTGGCCGCTCATCAACCAGATGAACCCGGACAAGTCGGTCCTGGCGCTGGCGTCCACGGACGTGGACCTGTCGCCGATCGAGGAAGGCCAGCGGGTCACCGTGACCTGGCGGGGCAAGCCGGTGTTCATCGACCACCGCACGCCGGAGCGGATCGAGCAGGCGCGCTCGGTGGCCGTCGCCGACCTGCCCGATCCGCAGACCGATGCGGAGCGGGTGAAGGAAGGCCACGAGGCGTGGCTCGTGATGATCGGCATCTGCACCCACCTCGGCTGCGTGCCGAACGGGCAGGGCAGCGGCGAAGCAAAGGGCGAGTACGGCGGCTGGTTCTGCCCGTGCCACGGTTCGCACTACGACACGTCCGGGCGGATTCGCCGCGGGCCGGCGCCTCGGAACCTCGACGTGCCGCCCTACGAATTCCTCGACGACACGACGATCCGAATCGGGTGA
- the hemF gene encoding oxygen-dependent coproporphyrinogen oxidase → MTDQPPAPAWIPGETEKDAAAAWFRTLRDRICSAFEGIEDALEGTRHGGLAPGRFARRRWQRPSDDGSDAGGGEMSLMHGRVFEKVGVNISTVHGHFSPDFARQIPGASAETPFWASGISLVAHMRSPKVPAVHMNTRMIVTSKGWFGGGADLTPMVPDEDDTARFHTALKAACDAHDPDYYARFSKWCDEYFFLKHRNEPRGVGGIFYDYLDTPDRQAWDRNFAFTREVGNAFAEVYPEIVRRHMERDWTEEERAHQLVRRGRYVEFNLLYDRGTLFGLKTGGNIEAILMSLPPEVRWP, encoded by the coding sequence ATGACCGACCAGCCCCCCGCCCCCGCCTGGATTCCCGGCGAGACAGAGAAGGATGCCGCGGCCGCATGGTTCCGCACCCTGCGCGACCGGATCTGCTCGGCGTTCGAGGGGATAGAGGACGCGCTCGAAGGCACGCGCCATGGCGGCCTCGCGCCCGGCCGCTTCGCGCGGCGGCGCTGGCAGCGCCCCTCCGACGACGGGTCGGACGCGGGCGGCGGCGAGATGTCGCTCATGCACGGGCGGGTGTTCGAGAAGGTGGGGGTCAACATCTCCACCGTGCACGGGCACTTCTCGCCCGATTTCGCAAGGCAGATCCCCGGCGCGAGCGCGGAGACCCCGTTCTGGGCGTCGGGCATCAGCCTCGTTGCGCACATGCGCTCGCCAAAGGTGCCGGCGGTGCACATGAACACGCGCATGATCGTGACCTCGAAGGGCTGGTTCGGCGGCGGCGCGGATCTCACGCCCATGGTGCCGGACGAGGACGACACCGCCCGCTTCCACACGGCGCTCAAGGCCGCGTGCGATGCGCACGATCCCGATTATTATGCCCGCTTTTCAAAGTGGTGTGACGAATACTTCTTCCTGAAACACAGGAACGAGCCGCGCGGCGTCGGCGGCATCTTCTACGATTATCTGGACACGCCCGACCGGCAGGCCTGGGACCGCAATTTCGCCTTTACCCGCGAGGTGGGCAATGCTTTCGCCGAGGTCTACCCGGAGATCGTGCGCCGCCACATGGAGCGCGACTGGACCGAGGAGGAGCGCGCCCACCAACTCGTCCGGCGCGGCCGCTATGTCGAGTTCAACCTGCTCTACGACCGCGGCACGCTGTTCGGGCTCAAGACCGGCGGCAACATCGAGGCGATTCTCATGAGCCTGCCGCCCGAGGTCCGCTGGCCCTGA
- a CDS encoding CCA tRNA nucleotidyltransferase, whose protein sequence is MRIAGDWLEATATREVMAALAADGGKARFVGGCVRNALLGAEVDDIDIATPLTPDAVMARAEAAGIKSVPTGIDHGTVTLVSHGRPFEVTTLRRDVETHGRHATVAYTDDWAEDAARRDFTMNALYAEADGTLVDPLGGLEDALAGRVRFVGDPHARIGEDFLRILRFFRFHAWYGKGALDAEGLGACAAHVEGLGRISAERIGKETMKLMAARDPRTAVEGMAETGVLAQILPDAREVEAMARVVTVEIALDYNPGPMRRLVALTAGRTGRLKDSLRLSNRQAGHLDDIRTLVPRIDPHMGEAEARAEIYRAGRVVWRDAVVAGWALSGADAGDGRWQALAGLTAWEPPAFPLNGRDLADLGAAQGPALGKLLKRLEADWIAGGFAEDRAGLLAHARRLIEAEGGLRASGPRAAGS, encoded by the coding sequence ATGAGGATTGCCGGCGACTGGCTGGAGGCGACCGCGACGCGCGAGGTGATGGCGGCACTGGCGGCGGACGGCGGCAAGGCGCGCTTTGTCGGCGGATGCGTGCGCAACGCGCTGCTGGGCGCGGAGGTGGACGACATCGACATCGCCACGCCGCTGACCCCGGACGCGGTGATGGCCCGGGCGGAAGCCGCGGGCATCAAGTCCGTTCCGACCGGCATCGACCATGGCACGGTGACGCTGGTGAGCCACGGCCGGCCGTTCGAGGTCACGACGCTGCGCCGCGACGTGGAGACGCACGGCCGCCACGCCACGGTCGCCTATACCGACGACTGGGCGGAGGACGCGGCCCGGCGCGACTTCACGATGAACGCGCTCTATGCAGAGGCCGACGGCACGCTCGTCGATCCGCTGGGGGGGCTGGAGGACGCGCTGGCGGGGCGCGTGCGCTTCGTCGGCGACCCGCACGCCCGCATCGGGGAGGACTTCCTGCGCATCCTGCGGTTCTTCCGGTTCCATGCCTGGTACGGGAAGGGCGCGCTCGACGCGGAAGGGCTCGGCGCCTGCGCGGCGCATGTCGAGGGGCTTGGCCGCATCTCGGCGGAACGGATCGGCAAGGAAACGATGAAGCTGATGGCCGCGCGCGACCCGCGCACCGCGGTCGAAGGCATGGCGGAGACAGGCGTGCTGGCGCAGATCCTGCCCGACGCGCGGGAGGTGGAGGCGATGGCGCGCGTCGTCACGGTCGAGATCGCGCTGGACTACAACCCCGGCCCCATGCGCCGCCTCGTCGCGCTGACGGCAGGACGGACGGGCAGGCTGAAGGACAGCTTGCGGCTCTCCAACCGGCAGGCAGGGCACCTGGACGACATTCGCACGCTGGTGCCGCGGATCGACCCGCACATGGGCGAGGCGGAGGCGCGGGCAGAGATCTACCGTGCCGGCCGCGTGGTCTGGCGCGACGCTGTGGTGGCGGGCTGGGCGCTTTCCGGCGCGGACGCGGGCGATGGACGCTGGCAGGCGCTGGCGGGGCTGACGGCCTGGGAGCCGCCGGCCTTCCCGCTCAACGGCCGCGACCTGGCCGACCTCGGCGCGGCGCAGGGGCCAGCGCTGGGGAAATTGCTGAAGCGGCTGGAGGCCGACTGGATCGCGGGCGGCTTCGCGGAGGACCGCGCAGGGCTCCTGGCACACGCCCGCCGCCTGATCGAGGCGGAGGGCGGCCTCAGGGCCAGCGGACCTCGGGCGGCAGGCTCATGA
- a CDS encoding DUF6111 family protein, producing the protein MIRVAFNIVLFLLPFVVYWLWLKYARARGKGPDEVTNRHIAALAAAGLVLGGLGFWLIGHGDSSAPKSVYVPARIEDGKLVPGRFEPVQERQ; encoded by the coding sequence ATGATTCGGGTTGCGTTCAACATCGTCCTCTTCCTCCTGCCGTTCGTGGTCTACTGGCTTTGGCTGAAGTACGCGCGCGCCCGCGGGAAGGGCCCCGACGAGGTGACGAACCGGCACATTGCGGCGCTGGCGGCAGCGGGGCTGGTGCTGGGCGGGCTGGGGTTCTGGCTGATCGGGCACGGGGATTCCTCGGCGCCCAAGAGCGTCTACGTCCCGGCGCGGATCGAGGACGGAAAGCTCGTCCCCGGACGCTTCGAACCGGTTCAGGAGAGGCAATGA